One genomic region from Bradyrhizobium icense encodes:
- a CDS encoding glycosyltransferase family 2 protein — MLILAALAGLLSVPVAVLLVEVIAALKAPKLEPFEVKELNIEKRVAVIVPAHNESVGLVPTLQDIKPQLGAGDRLIVVADNCTDDTAEVAAASGAEVIIRNDPGRIGKGFAMGWGITHLSQDPPDFVLFVDADCRLQADLVEGLKRVCHQVQRPVQALFVMRSAENSPVNHSFAEFAWVLRNWVRPLGLRNLRGPVQLMGTGMMFPWNAISSVPLASGHLVEDLKLGLDLAETGKAPYFFPFVTVTSTFPTSFKGTENQRQRWVQGHLATIGRFVPRLLTAGLMRGDVNILVLALDLLVPPLSLLALLMVVTMVMTSSVTVLGGPWLPTLIAGGNLLGFIFCVVLTWFKFGRQVFPAQELLSFGSFALKKIGFYGRMLIGGTASQWIRTDRSTPT; from the coding sequence ATGTTGATCTTGGCCGCTCTGGCTGGATTGCTCAGCGTTCCCGTCGCTGTCCTGCTGGTTGAAGTCATTGCAGCTCTTAAGGCGCCGAAGCTGGAGCCTTTCGAGGTCAAGGAATTAAATATTGAAAAGCGCGTTGCGGTAATCGTTCCGGCGCACAATGAGAGCGTTGGGCTGGTTCCAACGCTGCAGGACATCAAGCCGCAGCTTGGCGCCGGAGATCGCCTGATCGTTGTCGCGGACAACTGCACCGATGACACCGCGGAGGTTGCGGCTGCATCAGGCGCCGAGGTCATTATTCGCAACGACCCCGGGAGAATTGGCAAGGGGTTCGCGATGGGGTGGGGCATCACTCATCTCAGCCAGGACCCGCCCGATTTTGTTCTCTTCGTCGATGCCGATTGCAGGCTCCAGGCTGATTTGGTCGAAGGGCTAAAGCGGGTTTGTCATCAGGTCCAACGGCCCGTGCAAGCGCTGTTCGTGATGCGAAGCGCCGAGAACTCGCCCGTCAATCATAGCTTCGCAGAGTTCGCCTGGGTTCTCAGAAACTGGGTTCGTCCTCTTGGATTAAGAAACCTTCGTGGTCCCGTCCAGCTGATGGGGACAGGAATGATGTTTCCGTGGAATGCGATCAGCTCGGTTCCGTTGGCAAGCGGTCACTTGGTGGAGGATTTGAAGCTGGGTCTCGATCTCGCGGAAACGGGCAAAGCGCCGTATTTCTTTCCGTTCGTGACAGTTACCAGCACGTTCCCGACAAGCTTCAAGGGGACTGAAAATCAGCGGCAGCGGTGGGTCCAGGGGCATCTCGCCACAATCGGAAGGTTCGTTCCAAGACTTCTCACTGCGGGTTTGATGCGCGGCGACGTAAATATCCTTGTGCTGGCGCTCGATCTGTTGGTGCCGCCACTCTCTCTCCTTGCGCTGTTGATGGTCGTGACGATGGTCATGACCTCGTCAGTTACGGTGCTTGGAGGGCCATGGCTGCCAACCCTGATCGCAGGCGGCAACCTTCTTGGATTTATCTTCTGTGTTGTTCTGACCTGGTTTAAATTTGGCCGCCAGGTTTTTCCCGCGCAGGAGTTATTATCGTTCGGCTCTTTTGCATTGAAAAAAATAGGGTTTTACGGTCGGATGTTGATCGGGGGTACGGCGTCTCAATGGATACGGACCGACCGATCGACCCCTACCTAG
- a CDS encoding PEPxxWA-CTERM sorting domain-containing protein: MLLALDEAHGNNLITINDDVRFICSPFEEFNMSLRSRLLIALSTTVLGSTAASAALVTVTSYEMNNGNGLTQNGNYNYFDTSYSVPTYANTNGSSLVVPSNGAPKEALLTGGTGKLTDNIIPAQNYSFVPQDYVGWKYQDPTIIFNLEAGKSVSTITLYVASSYAGSLGFMGLVGQPASVDVSITTPGNSTFTPSYTTTFTDYLGDKYNGTEVITLTFDSPIVSSDTFSLTLNRGPLLLDGINYYNNHVAGYGCDAAGCFLDNVNDFKNSAYIPNLEPWILLSEVQFTAAVPEPSTWAMMIIGFAGLGFGMYRRNARRVPATA, encoded by the coding sequence ATGCTGCTTGCACTGGATGAAGCTCATGGTAATAACTTGATAACAATAAACGATGACGTTCGATTTATTTGTTCGCCCTTCGAGGAATTTAATATGTCGCTGCGATCTCGTTTGCTCATTGCTCTCTCAACAACCGTGCTGGGTTCTACGGCTGCATCGGCCGCGCTGGTCACTGTCACCAGCTACGAGATGAACAACGGCAATGGGCTGACCCAGAACGGCAACTACAACTACTTCGATACGAGCTACTCTGTTCCGACATATGCCAATACCAACGGCTCTTCGTTGGTCGTGCCGTCAAATGGCGCCCCCAAGGAAGCCTTACTGACAGGGGGTACCGGCAAACTGACCGACAATATCATTCCAGCGCAGAATTACTCGTTCGTGCCCCAAGACTACGTCGGCTGGAAATATCAGGATCCCACCATCATTTTTAACCTCGAGGCGGGCAAGAGCGTTAGTACGATTACATTGTATGTAGCGAGTTCGTACGCTGGTTCGCTCGGCTTCATGGGCCTTGTCGGTCAGCCAGCGTCGGTAGACGTCTCGATCACCACGCCTGGCAATTCGACTTTCACCCCGAGCTATACAACGACCTTTACGGACTATCTGGGTGACAAGTACAACGGAACGGAAGTTATTACGCTTACTTTTGACTCGCCCATCGTTTCCAGTGACACTTTCAGCTTGACCCTGAACAGGGGACCCTTGCTGCTGGATGGCATCAACTACTACAACAATCATGTCGCCGGATACGGCTGCGACGCCGCCGGGTGTTTCCTCGATAACGTCAACGACTTCAAGAACAGTGCATACATCCCAAATCTTGAGCCTTGGATATTGCTGAGCGAAGTGCAGTTCACCGCTGCCGTACCAGAGCCGTCCACCTGGGCGATGATGATAATTGGATTTGCGGGGTTAGGTTTTGGCATGTATCGGCGTAACGCCAGACGCGTGCCAGCAACGGCATAG
- a CDS encoding NfrA family protein, with the protein MLLNAQLADNNLSGALETVTEAIALDRANYVPLVWRGYINQRLGKRADAVSDFNAALAIPGLTASQQKNIRLISADAALASGDFNAAMELLGSYSRTDPKVITRLTDAEGASQRRGVLQNNGNTMPTPVQECSTSANGVSCELEAPAVLSILTPVASPEEKAAAEIFEAKERAYRAERDKDYELAIVEARKAVQLEPEVAASRLLLINILMSAGRPAEAETEATKAIGAGHSSAEIYAQRGYARGKLKKFGGAMSDWETALKRGLPPAQARSVRLSLADAALTSNEPMRALRALQKLAVGYDTSIRKAYALQALGRKEESLAEFRTAERFATTAVQRDGALRAQINTLVELDRKPEARIVFDQAIAHGRLGSVRDADVGYLAVAVGNDEVALARFDRAHGNGQLPARATIDAGYTAMRRFENPKAIAYLMEGIDAKANGRIDIDDQKLFETRRTVSDLARVWGINTSVSYGKVGSAPNPFLTTTAPSSYTSQLGTEFYYRPEGFGYRNGAIFELFGRLFETLYDQSGGPTGGRTTQGMVGARWKPFSNANLVFEVDRLIALGDAARDDTLLRALYSYTVGTDLRVLDASWPTWYVYAEVDRFLEKRQLVAIMEGRFGRSFRLDAISSNLVFFPHAVLAANYDDSFANRSAYSAGAGGSLRYWFGGTKYTAPPSYWELTLQYRWRLAGDQRAQGIFAQTSINY; encoded by the coding sequence TTGCTGCTGAACGCCCAGCTTGCCGACAATAATTTGTCGGGAGCTTTGGAAACCGTCACCGAAGCGATTGCGCTCGATCGAGCGAATTATGTTCCACTGGTATGGCGCGGCTATATCAACCAGCGGCTGGGGAAGCGCGCCGATGCTGTCTCCGACTTCAACGCTGCCCTGGCGATCCCGGGCCTGACAGCTTCTCAGCAGAAGAATATCCGGCTGATCTCGGCGGATGCAGCCCTGGCGTCAGGCGACTTCAACGCCGCGATGGAATTATTGGGTAGCTATTCGCGAACCGACCCAAAGGTCATCACCCGCCTCACCGATGCCGAAGGCGCAAGCCAGCGCAGGGGCGTGCTTCAGAACAACGGCAATACAATGCCAACGCCGGTGCAGGAATGTTCGACCAGCGCCAACGGCGTTAGTTGCGAACTCGAGGCCCCCGCGGTCCTCAGCATATTGACCCCTGTTGCATCGCCCGAAGAAAAGGCCGCAGCAGAAATCTTTGAAGCAAAGGAACGGGCCTACCGGGCTGAACGAGACAAGGACTACGAGCTAGCCATCGTCGAGGCGCGCAAAGCCGTACAGCTTGAACCCGAGGTCGCCGCAAGCCGCCTCCTGCTGATCAACATCCTGATGTCGGCCGGCCGCCCCGCGGAAGCTGAGACCGAAGCGACCAAGGCGATCGGGGCGGGCCATTCAAGCGCTGAGATCTATGCACAACGCGGCTATGCGCGAGGTAAGCTCAAGAAGTTCGGTGGCGCGATGTCGGATTGGGAAACGGCCCTGAAGCGGGGCCTGCCGCCCGCTCAAGCCCGCAGCGTTCGACTTTCCCTCGCCGATGCTGCCTTGACTTCCAACGAGCCCATGCGCGCTTTGCGCGCACTTCAGAAATTGGCCGTCGGCTATGACACGTCGATCCGCAAGGCCTATGCACTGCAGGCGCTCGGTCGAAAGGAAGAATCGCTTGCCGAGTTCAGGACAGCGGAACGGTTCGCAACGACCGCTGTTCAGAGGGACGGCGCGCTGCGCGCGCAAATCAATACGCTGGTCGAGTTGGACCGCAAGCCGGAAGCCCGCATCGTATTTGATCAGGCGATCGCCCATGGCAGGTTGGGTTCTGTCCGGGATGCCGATGTTGGCTATCTTGCCGTCGCCGTTGGTAACGATGAGGTAGCTCTGGCTCGCTTCGATCGCGCGCATGGCAACGGCCAATTGCCAGCTCGGGCCACGATCGATGCGGGATATACCGCGATGCGTCGCTTCGAAAATCCAAAGGCCATCGCCTATTTGATGGAAGGGATCGACGCCAAGGCAAACGGACGGATCGATATTGACGATCAAAAGCTGTTCGAGACGCGTCGAACAGTTTCAGATCTGGCCCGGGTGTGGGGTATCAATACTTCGGTTTCCTACGGCAAAGTCGGTTCGGCGCCCAATCCGTTCCTGACGACGACCGCGCCGAGCAGTTACACATCGCAACTGGGAACCGAGTTCTATTATCGCCCGGAAGGGTTCGGATACAGGAATGGCGCGATATTCGAGCTGTTCGGCCGACTTTTCGAAACCCTCTATGACCAGTCCGGCGGACCGACGGGCGGACGCACGACACAGGGCATGGTGGGCGCCCGCTGGAAGCCGTTCTCGAACGCCAACCTCGTTTTTGAAGTAGACAGACTTATCGCGCTTGGCGATGCGGCGCGCGATGACACGCTGTTGCGCGCGCTCTACTCCTACACAGTCGGCACCGATTTGCGTGTCTTGGATGCGAGCTGGCCGACCTGGTACGTCTACGCGGAAGTGGATCGCTTCCTCGAGAAGCGACAGCTGGTCGCGATCATGGAAGGCCGTTTCGGACGAAGCTTCCGGCTCGATGCGATCAGCAGCAACCTGGTGTTCTTCCCGCACGCCGTGCTGGCTGCAAACTACGACGATTCATTCGCCAACCGTTCCGCCTACTCGGCCGGCGCAGGCGGTTCGTTGCGCTACTGGTTCGGCGGAACGAAATACACGGCGCCGCCTTCATACTGGGAATTGACGTTACAATATCGCTGGCGCCTCGCAGGCGATCAGCGGGCTCAGGGGATCTTCGCGCAGACGTCGATAAACTATTGA